In the Deltaproteobacteria bacterium genome, CCAGATTTTCGAGGAGCGGGGAGATATCCCCCAAGCCATAGCGCTTTACCGGGAATTGGCGGAAAGTTTTCCCCAGAGCTCCCTACGATTCCAAGCCATGTGGCAATCGGGATGGCTCTTCTTTAAAAACCAAGACTTGCGAGAGGCCATCCAAGCTTGGGATTTCTTGCAAACCCTGCATCCTCATTCTCCCTGGCCAGAGCAGGTGTTGTATTGGAAGGGCAAAGCTTTACTGGCGATGGAGCGCCCTCAGGAAGCCGAAGAAAATTTTCAGAAACTTCTTAAAAACTACCCAACTTCTTATTACAGCCAGTTAGCTGCAAACCGGGGCGAATCTTTCCAGACCGCGAAAGGATTTTCAGCCCCCCTGCAAGACCAACCTTTGGGGCTCCTCATCGAGGGAAAGAGCCCGTCTCCCGGATATGAAAGTGGGCACTTAGAAAAGGGCAGAATTCTGGCGCGTTTGGGATTATTACCGCAAGCCATAGAGGAACTTGAAGTTGCCGAGGAGGAAGGGAAAAAGGCTGAGGGAATCCAGAAGGAAATTTCCCGCCTCTACCGCGAAGCGGGTGAATATCATCGTTCCGCTCTTTTGGTGCGCAGGAACTTCAGCCTCAAACCCCTGACCGGCCGCCCTTTAAAGGAGGATCAGGACCTTTATCTCTTGGCGTACCCACTGGGCAAGCCTTCTTGGGTCAACCCGTACGCCCAGAACCAAAACCTGGACCCGGCACTGCTAAGTGCAGTCATTTTGGAAGAAAGCCGGTTTAACCCACAAGCTCTTTCCGTGGCCGGCGCTCGAGGGTTGATGCAGATCCTTCCCCGCACCGGACAACAGATTGCCCGGCAGTTAAGACTTCAGCCTTTTTCCGAAAGGCTCCTTTTTGAACCCGAAATGAACTTGCGCCTTGGAAGTTGGTACCTTTCCCATTTGCTGCAGGAATTCGGAGGGAAAGAAGCGTTAGCGCTGGCGGCTTACAACGCTGGCCCGCAGGCAGTCCGTGAATGGGTAACCCAAAAAAAACCGCTTAGGGAAGATGAATTCATCGAAAATATTCCTTATCGGGAAACGAGAAATTATGTAATTCGTGTGCTCAGCAGTGCCCGGGTTTACCGGGTGCTTTACGGGTTCCCCTCCAAAAAGAGCGACTCCTGAAAAGTCCTTCAAAACAAGACCTTGCGCTCATGGCCAGCCAAGTAATTTAGCGGCTCCACCGCAGCCCAGGCAGCCCGCTTCATGGAAATGAGGTGAGAAATGGAAAAAGTATTCCGCAAGATGGCAGCCACTCCTTCCCAGCCGATCTGGGACCAGGCATAGCCCGCTTTGTAAAGCTCGGTAAACTCCCGGTAAAAATCGTCCAGCTTGAGCTTGGTAGGAAGAACTGCGTGGACGTAATCGAAGAGCTCATAATTGGTGGTGACCAGTTTCTCTTTGAGGCGGGCAAACAGTTCCGTGCCGGGTAGCGGGGTGAGGATGGTCAAGGAGGGAGAGTAAAGCTTTCGGTCGAGAATGTACTGACGCAGTCGCCGGAAGTCATTTTCCTGGAAAGAGGGGTCGATGATGAAAGCGGCGATGACTTCCATTCCATGGGCCCGGAGGATCTTCAGGGCCTCCTCGTTGTTCTGGACTGAGTTGTGCTTGTTCAGCCGGCCAAGATCCTCTTCATCGATCTTCTCAAATCCAATGTAAACCTTCCAGAACCCGGCCTTTCTCAGAAGAGGAATGACCTCGGGGTGCTGGACGATCACGTCGCTGCGCGCCTGGAACATGAAGCGCTTCTTGATCCTGTTCCCGATGAGTAGCTCAGCGATGCGCTTGGCTCGGGGCACGCTGATGAGGAAGTTGTCATCCGCCAGGAAGATGTACTTATCCCGAATGGTTTTAATCTCCTCCAGGACGCGCTCCGGACTCATCATCCGACATTTTCCCTGGAAGAATTTCCAGACGCTGCAGAAATCGCAGCGGTAAGGGCAGCCGCGGGCCGTCTCCATGATGGAGAAGGGTTTTTGAAAACCCAGGTGGTAATGATACCGATATTGCTGGGTGAGGTGGCGCGCGGGCATGGGAAGCTCGTCGAGGTTGGCGATCAAAGGACGGGCGGGTGTATGGTGAAGACCCGATGGTTGGTTCAAGACTAGCCCTGGAATGGTCTGAAGGTCTTCTCCGCTCTTCAATGCCCGGACGAGGTCAGGGGTGGTATTTTCTCCTTCGCCGAAAACCACCCCATCGATGGATGGGCAGAAGAAATCTTCGGGGGAAAGAGAGGCATGGTGGCCACCGATAAATACTGGAACATCCTGACGCCAGTTTTTGATCCCTGCGGCGATCTCCCGGGTCTGGTAGACGTCGATGGTGAAGGAGCAGTTGATCCCGCAGAAGTCTGGCTGGAAGTCACGCAGAATTTTGGGTAGGTGATTTTCCAGGCGCAAGTCTAAAATTTTAACGTTGTGCTCGGGCATGCTACCGGCGATTGCCTCCAGGCCTAACGGCTCCACAACAGCCAGGCTCTGGAAGCCGAGACATCGATCCTGCGATGGCTGGATGAGTAAAATGTTCATTTTTTACATCCTTAGTAAAAGTTGGTTTTTTAAAAAAAGTCCCTTGTAATGAGCCTCGATTACAAGGGACCTTGCCCAGACTGGCGGGGTCGACGGGATTCGAACCCGCGGCCTCCGGCGTGACAGGCCGGCGTTATAGACCAGCTTAACTACGACCCCGGTAGGCGGAACAGGAATTGAACCTGTGACCTCCCGCGTGTAAGGCGGGCGCTCTACCCAACTGAGCTATCCGCCCTGAGCATTGAATATTTCCTCACCTTAAAAAATTATAACATAATTCTTTAGGAAAGAGGAAGGGTTTTGCGCGAGGAAGCCCTTGTAGGAGGTTCCAAGGCCTCATTTTACTGCTGATTTTAAAGCAGCTCCCGCCCGGAATTTGGGAACGTTAGCTGCCTTGATGTTGATCTCTTTGCCCGTTTGAGGGTTTCTTCCTTTGCGGGCAGCCCGACGGAGGACTGCAAAGGAACCAAAACCAACCAGGGTGACCCTATCCTTTTTTTTCAAGGCAGCAGTGACACTCCCCAGGAAAGCTTTCAGTGCTTTTTCGGCGGCAGATTGGCTAATGCCTGCCTTTTTGGCCATAGCCTTAATTAAATCACTTTTGGTCACGGTCTGGCCCTCCTCTTTTACAATAGATGATTCAAAAACATTTATTCTCTACCACGTTAATTTTTTTTGTCAAGGAAAATTCTTCTTTGCCCTTCCTCCAGTCCCGCCAAAGGCGGGACAATCTCCTCCCTGGGCTTGGGGGTGATTGCCAGGGCAACTACACCGGGATTGCGGAAAAAAAATTATCAGGCTGACTCGGCCTTTTTCTCGTAAAGGACGATCGGCTTTTCTTTGTGGTGAATGGTTTCTTCGTTAATGATGCATTCCTTAATGTTGGTTTGCGAAGGTAAATCGTACATGATGTCGAGCATGATAGATTCCAGGATGGAACGCAAACCTCGGGCTCCCGCCTTGCGTTTCAGAGCTTCTTTGGCGATGGCCACGAGGGCTCCGTCGGTGAAACGCAGTTTGACCCGCTCAAATTCGAATAGTTTTTGGTATTGTTTAATCAGAGCGTTCTTTGGTTCTCGCAGGATGGAGACTAAAGCGGCTTCGTCTAAATCATCCAGAGTGGCGGTCACAGGCAACCGGCCTATAAATTCGGGGATGAATCCGAACTTGAGCAGGTCCTCCGGCTGCACTTCCCCCAGCAACTCTCCCAGACGCCTTTCGGAGCGGCTTTTGATGTTCGCCCCAAAGCCCATGGTCTTAGACCCGATGCGCTGCTCAACAATCCGCTCCAAGCCAACGAAGGCCCCCCCGCAGATAAACAGGATATTTTGGGTGTTTACCTTGATGAAGTCTTGTTGGGGGTGCTTCCGGCCTCCCTTAGGGGGGATGTTGGCGATGGTTCCCTCGATGATTTTCAACAGGGCCTGTTGAACTCCCTCGCCGGATACGTCGCGGGTGATGGAGGGGTTCTCAGATTTGCGAGAAATTTTATCGATCTCATCGAGGTAGACGATCCCGCGCTGGGCTTTTCCCGCGTCGAATTCGGCGGCCTGGAGGAGGTTGAGGATAATATTTTCCACATCTTCCCCAACGTAACCAGCTTCGGTTAGGCTGGTGGCGTCGGCGATGGTAAAGGGCACATTGAGGATACGGGCCAAGGTCTGGGCCAGTAAAGTTTTCCCTGTCCCGGTAGGGCCGATCAGCAGAATGTTGGATTTTTGTAGCTCGACCCCGTCCAGTTCCAGGCGAGAATCGATTCTTTTGTAGTGGTTGTGAACGGCCACGGCCAGTATTTTCTTAGCCCGCTCCTGGCCGATAACGTACTGGTCGAGGATGGCCTTAATCTCCGACGGCTTGGGAACGGCCAGTTTGCGCAGGGCAGATTCTTCTTTCTCCACTTCTTCGACAATGATGTCATTGCACAGGGCTACACATTCATCGCAGATGTACACCGCTGGCCCAGCGATGAGCTTCTTCACTTCCTCCTGGCTTTTGCCGCAAAAGGAGCAGAAGAGCGATCCCAAACGGTCCGGTCCTTTTCGATCGACCATGGCAGAACCTTTTTTATGCTATCCGCTTTTGGGGAGTTCCTTCTTGAAGATGACTTCGTCGATCAAGCCATATTCCTTGGCTTGTTCCCCGTTCATAAAAAAATCTCGTTCCGAATCCTTCTCAATTTTTTCGATAGCCTGCTGGGTGTGGTGGGCCAAGATTTGGTTGATTTCGTCCTTCATCCGCAGGATTTCTTTGGAGTGAATCGCAATGTCTGTGGCCTGTCCTTGAACCCCGCCCATAAGTTGGTGGATAAGGATGCGGGAGTGGGGAAGAGCATAGCGTTTCCCGGGGTCGCCAGCCGCCAAAAGCACGGCAGCCATGCTGGCGGCCTGTCCCATACAAAGGGTCGAAATTTTGGGCTTGATGTATTGCATGGTGTCGTAGATGGCCAGCCCTGCGGTTACCAAACCCCCTGGAGAGTTGAGGTAGATATGAATATCCTTATCGGGGTCTTCAGCCTCCAGGTATAAAAGCTGGGCAATGATCAGGTTGGCCAGGTAATCATCGATGGGCGTGCCGATGAAAATAATCCGGTCTTTCAGGAGACGGGAATATATGTCATACGCCCGTTCCCCCCGGGAGGTCTGTTCGATAACCATGGGGATGAGATTCATTCTGTTACCTCCGGAAAAGCCTCTACCGGTGTCGTTGGAAGGGCATTGCCCCCTCTCATTATTTTAGCTTGGCTCAGCAGAAAATCAAGGGTTTTTTCCTCTAGCATTTGCGCCCGTAGATCTTCCCCAAGGTCTTTTTTTTGGTAGAAATTTTTTACTGCTTCCACGCGCTGGTTGGTCTGGGCTGCCAGCTTCTCAAATTTTTCTTCTAATTCGGATTCACTGACCGATAATTTTTCCACCTCAGCGATCTTCTCCAGGATCAGGCTACCCTGTACTTCCTTTTCGGCCATCGGCTGGAAGGATTCATGGAGTTTCTGGCGGTCCAGATTGCTTTCCTCGAGCTTCATCCCTTGCCGGGCCAGGCGAATTTCTGCTCTGGAGATGAGGTTTTGCACCTGCCGTTCGATCATGCTTTTGGGTACGGGGAAAGGATGTTTTTCTATGAGCAGATCGAGGATTTTCCCCTTGGCTGCCTGATGGGCTTGGTCTTTTTTCTGTTCTTCGAGGGTCTGGCGCAGGCGGGCTTTGAGGTCGGCGAGGGAACTGTAATCGCCAACATCTTTGGCCAATTCATCATCCAGAGGGGGAAGGATCTTCTCTTTGATTTCTTTGACCTTGAGGTGGACATGGATTTCTTTACCGGCCAGTTCTTTCTTGGGATAATTCTCGGGTAAAGTAATGAGGATGTTTTTCTCCTCGCTCTGGGAAAGGCCGATTAACTGCAGGTCTAAATCTCCGACTAACGTTTTTGAACCAGCTTCCACGAGATGGTTGTTGACCTTCCATCCCTCTAAAGGCTTTCCAGATAGGCTGCCCTCAAAATCGAGGATGACCAAGTCTTTCTCCTGGATGGGGCGAGGTGAATCCAAGGGTTTCAGTTGGGCATGAGAATCCTGAAGAATTTTGAGCTGGGCTTCGACTTCCTCATCAGAAATGCTGACCCCTGGCATCTCTACTTCCAACCCCAAGTATCTATCGACCGTGACTTCAGGTTTCACTTCAACCGTAACGGTGTAAGTAAAATCCTTTCCTTCCTCAAAGACCCGGTCAAGGACTGTGGGTTCGGCAACGGGCAAAAGGTGATGTTCTTCCACGGCTTTCCTGAAAGAATCCACGATCAGCTTGGAAGTAACCTCTTCCTCAATTTTAGTTTTATAATAGCGACTGAGGATAGACCGGGGTACCTTCCCAGGGCGAAATCCTTTGAGTTTTACATTCTGGTTTAAAGCCCGGTAGGTAGACTCCAGTTCTTCGGAAACAGTGTTGCTGGGGATTTCGAAGAAGATTTTTTTTTCATAAGGGCTGATGGTTTCGATTTGTACCTTCATGCGCACCTCGTTAACGTATGAATAGATCTCTTTACCACAGAGGACACAGAGGGCACAGAGAATAATGCCTTGCCTTCAGGGAAGGAGACGCGAAAGAAAGCTTTCCCAACTTTCCAATCAAAGTGATGTAATTCCTCTTGGAGTTCTGTGAGCTGCGGTCGATGATCGTGAAACAAAAGTTTAAATTAATTTATCAAAATTATAAGGAAAAGTCAAATTATCTATTGCAATTTGTCAATGGCAATTATCTATTGTAGAACTCAGAATCCGGACGGCGGCATTCAAGGAAAGGCCCTTTTTCCCAGGGCAGAATATTGATTGCCCAACGGGAAAAGTTAAATGAAGTTAAATGATCATTCCGAATTCAGCGATCCGCAATTGCCATAAAGGAGAGAAGGATGGTATGATCTTCGCGGAGGTAGAATGATCCCGACGCCCAATGAATGTTGCGCTCTTTTACAGGCCTATAAGGTTCCTGAACATATCATCCGACATAGTCGTGTGGTCCACCGGGTTGCCCTTCACCTCTGCCAGGAACTCAATCAGCAGGGAGAAAAATTGGATCAAGCGGAGGTGGAAGCAGGTTCTCTCCTTCACGATATTGCCAAGATGGAGGGGTTGCATACAGGGGAAAAGCATTCGCAAGCCGGGGCTATCTTGCTCGGACGTTTAGGATATCCCGAGGTAGCTGAAATCGTCCGCCAACATGTAGTTTTGGATGATGGAACCCCCCAAAATCAGATCACCGAAGCGGCGGTGGTACATTATGCCGATAAACGCGTTCAACACACTTCAGTGGTATCCCTGGCGGAACGTTTCCAGGACCTCAAGGAACGATACGGAAAAAACCCTGCAGCCCTTTCCTGGTTAGAAGATTTGGAGAAAAGGAGTCTGGCGCTGGAGAAGCGCATCTTTGAGAAACTTTCCATTAAACCAGAATCCCTTATTTCCCTTCAGCCTACTACTTTCCCGAGGGGGGAGCAAGCCTCTCCGGAAAGTTCATCAAGCCGTGATAAGTAAGCTTGCCCTTAACATCACCGAAGAAGCGGACATCTTTGACCACCCCTGAGATCGGGATGAGTTCTCTGCTAAACCAGATTTCCAGCTCCCCCTTTTTTTGGCCCCACATTTCTCTATTTAAAAAAATCCGAACGAAGAGGTCTTTTCCCGATTTATCGGTTTCCTCCGCCCGTTTGATTTCGGTTTCCTCTTTCGAGGCCACGCTCAAACGGATCGTCTCTTTCCCTTTCCTGGGCGAAGTCCGTAAAATGAATTCTTTTCCTGGTTCTACTTTGCCGTACACCCCAAAACGGAAATTATAAAAGGCTGTCACCGGGTCGTCGTAGAAGACCCCGGGGGGAATTCCCATCTCTTCCCGGTTTTTCTCCCCTTCTTTTTCAATCTCGATGAATACCTTGTGGGCAGCATAATCGTACATTGTGGTTTTTTTGCGGAACCATTCCCCGATGATAGAATTCTCCTCAAAACGAAGGGGGATCAGTCTCTGGCCATTATTGATCGTGCCCATCGTGGAACGATAAACTTCCCGCCGATAACGGGTGAGCCATCCCACTAACCCCTCCGCTTTGCCCTCGTGGAAAACCATATATTTACCGTTTCCCAAATTACGGAAATCGGCCATTCCTCCTCCGACTGGAAAAAATATCCAGAACCCTACTTCGTATTTTAATACTTCTCCGGAAAACCTTTGCCCAATTGGATCCGCCGTACTCTCCCCCAAGGAAATACCGGGAAGAAGGGAGAAAAGGAAAAGCCAAAAGGAGGTAATGAAATTGACTTTTTGCATCATAGCCGCAGAATCCTTATTGCCCTCAATAAAAATATTAAGAGGGGTATGAAAATCTGTCAAGAAAATTTCCTAAGATCTTCCCTTCGCCAAGCTTCAAAATCAGTGTTAAGTTAGAATTATTGTTGTATAATAAAAAACATCAATCAACCCGGGAGAAAAAGCTGACAACCTATCTGATCATCGGGAATGGGGTGGCGGGCAACTCGGCGGCAGAAAGCATCCGGAAAATCGATTCTCAGGGAAACATTTTGATGTTTTCCAAGGAAAAATATTATTTTTATTATGTGCCGGCGCTACCAGAATATTTAGCCGGGCGGAAGCAAGTGAAAGATTTTACGATCCACAACGAGAAGTGGTATGACCAAAACCGAATAGAACTCCATTTAGCCGCCGAGATTGTTGAGGTCGAAGCCCCGCAAAAAGCGGTTGTCACCAAGAGCGGCAGGAGATTTTCCTATGACAAGCTCCTGCTGGCCTGCGGGGGAAACAGTTTCCTCCCCCCGATTCCGGGTTCACAATCCCCAGGGGTTTATACGCTGCGGACGATTGATGACGCCGAACGCATTCGCCGGAGGGCTCAACAATGCCAAAAAGCGGTTGTGATCGGCGGCGGGCTGCTCGGCCTGGAGGCAGGAAACGGCTTGCGCCAAGTTGGGTTGGAAGTTTCTGTGGTGGAGTTTTTTCCAAGACTTCTTCCGCGACAAATGAATGTTGCCGGAGCTGCCCTCCTCAAAAGCCAGATGGAGGAAATGGGTTTTCACTTTTACCTGGGGGCCAAGACCCAAGAAATTATTCCCGAAAAAGATGGCCTTTGGGTTTGCCTGGAAGGAGGGGAGAAATTATTCGCGGAAATGGTATTAATTTCCGCGGGGGTCCGGCCAGAAGTGGCCTTAAAAAAATCTTTGGACCTACAAATTGACAAAGGGGTCAAAGTAGATGATTGGATGAAAACTGGGCTGGAAGGGATTTTCGCTGCCGGGGATCTTGTGGAGCATAGAGGGAGATATTATGGGATTTGGCCGGCATCCATGGAGCAGGGAAGAATTGCCGGGTCCAACATGGCAGGGCAAGAGCTGCAATACCAGGGGACGGTACCTTCCAATTCCCTCAAGGTGGTAGGGATTGATTTGGTGGCCGCAGGAGAGATTGACCCCGACGGAAAGATGGAAGCGATCGTTATGAAAGATGAAGCCAGAAGGACCTACCGGAAATTGGTCTTGAAGGATAATATGATCGTGGGAGCAATTCTATTCGGAGATATCCGGGGAAGTGACGAAATCCAAAAGGCAATTCAATTGCAAAAAAACGTTTCGTCTTTCAAGGGGAGCCTGGGTAACCAAACGTTTGACTTTTCAAAACTAAAGTAGGTAGGATCGTTAACCTATTGTAATACAATTATTTTCCATCTACGAGGCTCCCATTCTGGGGTCTTATACGGTTTTCGCATAAACTACTTTCACCAATCGTCAAAGTCATCGGTTGCTCGCACAATTCCTTCCCGCTCAGGGAATAAAAAGTTTATGGGACACTTCCAGGTGCAGAGAGAAAAGCGTTGTTGAAGCAACCATTTTTTGCACCCCAAAATTCAAAAGCCTCCAATGGTGAATGAAGAGCACCGTTAGAGGCTTCATAGCATCACCTTCCGGAATCCCCATCTCATATCGAACTCCAAAAGGTTAAAGGGTTAAAAAAGGAGCCATTTCAGTCAGGCTTTCATCACCGCTCCTTGAGCTGCGGAGGAGACCATCCAGGCATAAATGTCCAGGTAACCGTGGGGATACTTTTTCGGCGGGTGGACCAACTTCTCTCTCCTCATCTTCAGTAAGCTCCGGCCGGTACCTGCCGGTGGAAAACGATTTTTAGGCGATTATTTTTCTGGCCGTCTCCTCGGCCAGTTTCATGACCTCGTCCCGCCCTTCCACCTCACCCAATTTACGTAAGCCGCACCCCCGGATGAGATAATTGCTGGTAAATCCGTATCGCTTGAAAATAGGCTCGATCCGGGAAAAAAGGTCGGCGAACAGATTTTCGCTGGGCTGTCCCTGCGTTTGGATGAAGACGAGCTTTTTGCCGGGGGAAAGGCGGCTGGGATTCGGGTTGGTGTGAAAATCGGGAACAAAATAGGAGTAGGTCCGTTCAATAAAGCTCCTGAGAGTGCTGGCGACATCCCACAGATAGACGGGGGTCGCCATGACCAGCACATCGGCTTCCCGAACGCTTTCCAAAACCGGGGTCAGGTCATCCTGGAGAACACACTTGTCCGCTTTGGTTTTGCAGGCCATGCACGCCTGGCAGCCCTGATAATGGAGTTCATTCAGGACATAGGTTTGAACCTGGGCGCCAAGCTTCTCGGCGGTATCACAGAAGCGTTTCGCCAGGACAGCACTGTTGCCTTTGGACCTCGGACTTCCGAGCACACAAGTTATTTTCATAATTCCTCCTGTCATTTTTCGTTGGAGAGCTTTTTTCAGTTTAAATTACGTAACGTAACATAACATTTACATCACCTGCGCTCAATCCTATTTAAAAAAATTGTAAAGGGGAATGATGACCAAAGGTGATGCACTTTAAATAAGGGTAAGGCTAAAAGGGCGGTTTTACGGTCATGAAGGTAAAAACGTCCATGCCGTTAAGTTCTGCTTTGGTCTTTTCCCCATTCATGACGCGAATCATCTGATCCAACATCTCCCCCCGCAGTTCTTCCAGGGATTTTCCTTCAATCAGCCCGCCGGCGTTGACATCCATATCAACCTTCATCGCCCCATAAACCCTGGAGTTGCTGGCCACTTTAATCACCGGGACAGCTGGGAAGCCTGCCGGGGTTCCGCGGCCGGTGGAGAAGAACATGATTTGGGAACCGCTGGCCGCCAAACCGGCCATGGAATCTCCATCATAGCCCGGCCCGTCCTGCAAGATCAACCCTTTTTCCGTGGGCCACTCTCCATAATCGACGACTTGGTTGATGGTAGTTGATCCCCCTTTGAAGATACAGCCCATAGATTTTTCCGCGATCGTGCTCATGCCTCCATCCATATTCCCAGGTGAAATAACCCAACTGGCCAGATTGCCCATAATATCCTGGGTCCTTTGCTCGGCCTGCTGGACCATCTGTTCAATTTTACCGGCAACCTCCTTATTTTTGGCCCGTCTTGCCAGTACGTGAGCGGTCCCGATCATCTCCGTATTTTCTCCAAAAATAACCGTGGCTCCTTTCTCCACCAGCCAATCTGAGACGGCTCCCAAAGCCACGTTGGCTGTTACTCCGGACATGGCATCGGAACCACCGCATTCCATGGAGACCAGAAGCTTATTCCAGGTCAAGGGTACCCGCGGCTGCCCGCTGATCTCCGCCAGCATCCGGCGGGCCGCTGCGGCTCCTTTCTGGGCCGTTGGCAAAGAACCT is a window encoding:
- a CDS encoding UxaA family hydrolase; translation: MSEITGYERKNGKFGIRNHVLVLPTVSCVNGVINHISREVPEAVCAPHPHGCGRGGPRDTQILFRVLAGMVHHPNVGAVVLIGLGCERSNTKSLRPFIEHAAKPIEIFNVQEEGGSLPTAQKGAAAARRMLAEISGQPRVPLTWNKLLVSMECGGSDAMSGVTANVALGAVSDWLVEKGATVIFGENTEMIGTAHVLARRAKNKEVAGKIEQMVQQAEQRTQDIMGNLASWVISPGNMDGGMSTIAEKSMGCIFKGGSTTINQVVDYGEWPTEKGLILQDGPGYDGDSMAGLAASGSQIMFFSTGRGTPAGFPAVPVIKVASNSRVYGAMKVDMDVNAGGLIEGKSLEELRGEMLDQMIRVMNGEKTKAELNGMDVFTFMTVKPPF